A window of Maioricimonas rarisocia genomic DNA:
AGACTGTCCGCGACCGTTCAAACACTCAAACCGTCCGCCACCATCGCCGCCGCCGCCAAGGCCAAGGAGCTCAAGCAGAAAGGCGTGACGGTCTTCGAGTTTACGCTCGGCGAACCGGACTTCATCACACCCGCGCACATTCGCGACGCGGCCAAGGAGGCGATGGACGCCGGCCATACGCACTACACGCCGGCCAGCGGCATCCCCGAACTCAAGCAGGCGATCTGCGCCACGTACCAGCGGGATTACGAGCTCGACTACGAGCCGAACCAGGTCGTCGTCTCCAACGGGGCCAAGCACTCGATTCACAACGTGCTGACGGCCCTGTGCGGCCCGGGCGACGAGGTCATCATTCCGACCCCCTACTGGGTCAGCTACAGCGCTCTGGTCGAACTGACCGGTGCCACGCCGGTCCTCGTTCCCACCACGCAGGAAAGTGGCTTCTGCCTGCAGCCGGAGCAGTTCCGCGCCGCGATCACCGACAGGACGCGGCTGCTGATGCTCAACAACCCCTGCAACCCGACCGGTGCCGCCTACCCGGTCGAAACGCTCGAAGCGCTTGCCAATGTGGCCGTCGAGAAGCAGATCCCCGTCCTTTCCGATGAGATCTACGAGAAGCTCATTTACGAGGGCTCCGAATTCCGCAGCTTTGCGTCGTTCGGGAAGGACGTGAAGGACCTGACGATCATCGTCAGCGGGGTCAGCAAGGCGTACGCCATGACCGGCTGGCGGATCGGGTGGACGCTCGCGCCGGCCGACCTGACGAAGACCATGAATAACCTGCAGAGCCAGCAGACGTCCAACCCCTGCAGCGTCAGCCAGTACGCCGCCATTGCCGCGCTCAACGGCCCGCAGGACTGCGTCGGCGAGATGCTCGAAGAGTTCGTCAAGCGGCGGACTTACGTCCTCAGTCGCCTGCGGGAGATTCCCGGTTTGTCGTTCGCGGAGCCGGGGGGTGCGTTCTACGCCTTCTTCGACGTCAGCGCGTACTTCGGCAAGCCGCTGGGCGAAAACGGCACCTTGGTCGACAATTCGTCCGACTTCTGCACGGCCCTGCTGGAACAGGCGCATGTTGCTCTGGTGACAGGAGATGCATTTGGTGCCCCCGGCTATGTGCGGCTCTCGTTCGCGACAGACCTGGACACGATCGAGACGGGCCTCAACCGCCTCGACGCGTTCCTGAATCCGTGATCGCTCCGTAATCAGAATCAGCTTCCACGACGCCCCGGTTACCTGCCGGGGCGTTTTTTGTGCGCGGTCCCGACCAGCGCGGTCCCGACCAACCGCGACGGATCGACCACGATCGATGCATCCCGCGAAGACACAGCAGGATCGGCAGAATCTGTCGGTTTGCGCCCCGTGGCAACCGAAATCGTCCAAATCTCGTTGCCGATCGTCCCATCTCTCAAGAAGCCCGTTGCCGGCGTTTCGCATTCGCTGGTATCAGCCGTCAGTCACACAGCGGGCCGCTTCTGCGGAGGAGCAGCCCGGCAATGGAATGCAGAGGTCGCTGATGTATCGCCAGGAAAACTCGCCGACCCCACGGTCACGGCCGCGGTCGCCACGCGGTCAAACGCTCTACGGGCCACAAACCATGTTGCGCTTTCTCACTCTACTTGTTGCAGGAATCACCCTTGGGCTGGCGCCGGCCGCCGGCCACGGGGAGGTCATCTCGATTCTCGACGACTCCTCGACCAGCGGGACAATCCAGTTGGTTGCCCGCAAGAAGGGCTCGAACAAGCCGTTCGGGCTCGACGGTCGCATCGGACACATCGGGTTCGCCACCGTCGGACGGGATACGGGGCTGACCCACATCGAACTCTTCCCTCACCTGCGGGACGACGACGAGATCTTCTTCGGAGACTTCCGCGCGTTCGGCACGAACGACGGCAACTTCGGAGGAAACGTCGGCGTCGGCTACCGGTTCATCGAACCGAGCAACACGTTCCTGCTCGGTGGCAGTTTCTGGTACGACATCGACGAATCGTCGACAGAGCTGTTCCACCAGGTCGGCCTCAACCTCGAGGCACGCACCGAGATGTTCTCTCTCGACGGCAACCTCTACCTGCCGGTCGGGAACGACGATCAGTCGCTCTCGCGAGTGATCAACAATGTCCGCTTCGATCAGAACCAGCTTCTGTTCGATGTGCGGGAGAAGATCGGCGAGGCACTCCCCGGTCTGGACATCAACTTCGGAGCCGCCATCCCGGGCGACTTCGCCGAACGGCACCGCATCGAAGCGAGTGCCGGCGTGTACTACTTCGACGGCACCAACGTCCCGGACGTCACCGGTGTCCGCGTCATGCTGCAGGGCGAGATCGTCGACTCGCTGACGGCGGAGACAACATTCACGCACGACGACACCTTCGGCACGAACGCCACTCTCGGTATCGCGTGGCGATTCGGATCGGAACCGCTGGCACGTGACGGTCTCGAACGCTCGCTTCGCCGCTTCGTGAACCGCAACTACAACATCATCGTCGACAACCGCAACGTCCTGACCGAAGGCGTGGTCGCCATCAACCCCAGGACCGGCAACGCGTACGACGTACAGCACGTCTCCGGCACAGCGGGATCGACCGGACTGGGGCGGGCCGACTCCCCCTGGGACTCGCTCGAAGACGCCATGCTCGCCGGTGCCGATATCATCTACGTGCACTCCGACAGCGTCCTCAACGAAAGCATCACCCTGCAGGAGGGACAGATGCTGATCGGCGAGGGATCAGCCCACCAGATCGTCGACGCCACCTACGGCACGATGACGCTTGGACCGGGCGACACCAGTGGCGACATGCCGATCATCCACTCTCCTACGGGTGACGCCGTCGTCCTCGCCGACAACTCCAGCATCGCCGGATTCACGATCAGTGCGCCCAACGGCCACGGCATCGTGGGAGACAGCGTTACCGGAGCCAGCGTCTCCGACGTCACAATCGACGGCGTCGGCGGCAACGGCATCCACCTGACCAATATCGACGGGACGGTCAACTTCTCGGATGTGAGCATTCGTGACGTCACCGGCAACGGCGTTTCGATTGTTGGAGGCACAGGCTTCATCGACTTCGCCGGCGACCTCAACATCGAGAATGTCGGGGACAGCGGGATCTACATCTCGGGCCTGGAGACCGTCACCGAAACGGTCGACGACGAAGACGTCACCACAACCGGCACAGTCACCTTCGAGAACGTCATGATCGAAGGCAACACGGGGGCGACCGGCGTCCACGTCGCCGACAGCGAAGGACACGTCGACTTCCAGCACCTCGATGTGGAAACCAGTGGCGGCTCGGCACTGTACACCCGCAATGCCGAACAGGTCGTGATCCGCAATGGATCTCTCTCGACCGTCAACGCTCCTGCCGTCGACTCCGAAGATTCCGAACTGTACGTCGCACTGACGTCACTGTTTGCCGACGGCGGTGCCTACGGCGTCCGCCTGATGGAGACAGCCGGGGCCTTCTACGTCGTGGGTGAAGAAGAGGACGGTTCGGGCGGCTCGATCAGCAACACCGATATCGCTGTCCTCGCGGACGAGATCGGGTCGATCGGATTCCAGCGCGTCGACTTCGACAACAACGACATCGGAGTCCAGGTCAGCAATGCCGACCTGCTCGAACTCTCATCCGTGCGGATGACCAACACCGACAACATCGTCGTCGACGCTCACAACGTCGCCGCCATGGAGATCTCCGACTCCGGCTTCGAGTCCAACGACGTTTCGTCCGGCAGCAACATCCGCTTCACGGCCGACGAGGAAGGAAGCTACGTTGCCCGATTCATCGGGAACTCTGTCGCCGACGGCCGCGGCACCATCTTCGAAGCGACCTCGATGGCGGGTGCCGAGGGGTCCAGCATCATCTACACCGTCGCCAACAACGACATCGGTCTGGTTGAAGCCGGCGGCATCGGAGCTTCTCTCGACTGGAATGGTCCCGTTCAGGGCGGACTCACCAACAATGTCATCGGCGGCACGGCCAACTCGCAGACGGCGATCCTGCTGAAGACCGCCGACACGTCCGACCTGGCCCAACTGGTCGTCAGCAAGAACGGAATTGTCCTGGAAGGGACCAGCTCCGTCGGAGTCGACGTCGATTCCGGTGCCCCGACACTGCTGCAGGTGGACAACAACCAGATCCATCTGAAGGGGACCAACGGCGTGGGTCTGCGAACCGTCTTCGGACGAGCCAGCGACGCCCGTGTGTTTCAGAACCTGATCTCCGACACCGCCGGCGGCGGAACCGGTATCCTCTTCGAGAGCATTGCTGACCAGAGCGAACTGTACATCGACGCGAACGTGATCGATCTCACCTCGTCGAGCTCGTACGTCGACCGCGGCATCATCCTCTCGGAAGTGACCGGCGACGACGACCCGTTCGTGCGGATCATCTCCACCACCAACAACACGGTCAGCGGAGCCAGTACGACGTTCTTCGTCCCCAACGACGTCGTCGACGGCGAACTGCTGCTCAACAACACGCGCTATACGTGGTCGGCTCCCTGATCTGACCGTCCTCCACAACAGCTCTTCTCGTGAGTCGTTCCGGCCGGGACGGCTCACGAGCGGCTGCGGCGGAACTCTGTCGGCGACAGACCGGACCACTTCCGGAACACCGTGCTGAACGTGGCCGGTGACCGATATCCCACTTCGGCAGCAATCTGCTTGATCGAAGAGCGGGACCTCGCCAGCAGATCGCCGGCCCGCTCCATCCGATACTCGAGCAGCACGGACATCGGCGTCTGTCCCACCACATCGCTGAACAGCGAGGCAAACGCCGATCGGGACATCCCGACTTCTTCGGCCAGCGAGGCCACTGTCCACCGCCTGGCCAGGTCGTCACGCATCAGTTGGACCGACGTCGAGACCTCGGGCGGGACCGATTCGGCAGGGACCGCGGCGCTGCCGTTCCCGGAACTCTGCAGAGGCCCCAGCGCCTTCAGCAGCAGCAGATTCCCCAAGTGTGCGATCGCCGTCGGGCAGATCTCCGGCAACCGGGACACCTCGTCGGTGAGCAGGGCGGAAAGCGATTCGACGCGCGAGACCGGTCCCGGCATCGTGACCACCGCAGGACATCCTGAGAAGAACTGAATCGGAACGTTCCCGTGAGGCACGAGGCGAATCAGTACGCCGCCCGGATGAGCCGGACACCACAATGCCGACTCCGCCCCAGCGTCCGGTTCCGCCCACTCCCGGACTACCTGCACGTCGATCGGAAACGCCGACGGCTGGGCGACCACGAACACATCCCCCCCCGACAGATGAAGCGACTGGCCTCCCGCCTGCACGTGGACGTTCGCGATGCGGTCCGGCACCACGAAGATGTGCGGCAGCGACGCGTGTTGCTCCTCCAGCAGCGGATGTGCGCCCACCGAAAGCACGTCTACGCGAAATCGAACTCTCCAGGCCCAGAGCGTTTCGGCCAGTGACGGCACCGTGATCTCCCTCGCATCATGCGGCCCTCCAGGTTCGGTCACAAGCCCGCTACCCCCTGACGTTCGATCCCTCGCATCGAACCGGCGGGAGTGCATCAACGATTCTTGAACGTGTCATGCACGACACGCAAGTCTCATCGAATCGAACAACCCGACTGGTCGCCCGATTCGACCACCCCCA
This region includes:
- a CDS encoding pyridoxal phosphate-dependent aminotransferase produces the protein MRLSATVQTLKPSATIAAAAKAKELKQKGVTVFEFTLGEPDFITPAHIRDAAKEAMDAGHTHYTPASGIPELKQAICATYQRDYELDYEPNQVVVSNGAKHSIHNVLTALCGPGDEVIIPTPYWVSYSALVELTGATPVLVPTTQESGFCLQPEQFRAAITDRTRLLMLNNPCNPTGAAYPVETLEALANVAVEKQIPVLSDEIYEKLIYEGSEFRSFASFGKDVKDLTIIVSGVSKAYAMTGWRIGWTLAPADLTKTMNNLQSQQTSNPCSVSQYAAIAALNGPQDCVGEMLEEFVKRRTYVLSRLREIPGLSFAEPGGAFYAFFDVSAYFGKPLGENGTLVDNSSDFCTALLEQAHVALVTGDAFGAPGYVRLSFATDLDTIETGLNRLDAFLNP
- a CDS encoding right-handed parallel beta-helix repeat-containing protein; the encoded protein is MLRFLTLLVAGITLGLAPAAGHGEVISILDDSSTSGTIQLVARKKGSNKPFGLDGRIGHIGFATVGRDTGLTHIELFPHLRDDDEIFFGDFRAFGTNDGNFGGNVGVGYRFIEPSNTFLLGGSFWYDIDESSTELFHQVGLNLEARTEMFSLDGNLYLPVGNDDQSLSRVINNVRFDQNQLLFDVREKIGEALPGLDINFGAAIPGDFAERHRIEASAGVYYFDGTNVPDVTGVRVMLQGEIVDSLTAETTFTHDDTFGTNATLGIAWRFGSEPLARDGLERSLRRFVNRNYNIIVDNRNVLTEGVVAINPRTGNAYDVQHVSGTAGSTGLGRADSPWDSLEDAMLAGADIIYVHSDSVLNESITLQEGQMLIGEGSAHQIVDATYGTMTLGPGDTSGDMPIIHSPTGDAVVLADNSSIAGFTISAPNGHGIVGDSVTGASVSDVTIDGVGGNGIHLTNIDGTVNFSDVSIRDVTGNGVSIVGGTGFIDFAGDLNIENVGDSGIYISGLETVTETVDDEDVTTTGTVTFENVMIEGNTGATGVHVADSEGHVDFQHLDVETSGGSALYTRNAEQVVIRNGSLSTVNAPAVDSEDSELYVALTSLFADGGAYGVRLMETAGAFYVVGEEEDGSGGSISNTDIAVLADEIGSIGFQRVDFDNNDIGVQVSNADLLELSSVRMTNTDNIVVDAHNVAAMEISDSGFESNDVSSGSNIRFTADEEGSYVARFIGNSVADGRGTIFEATSMAGAEGSSIIYTVANNDIGLVEAGGIGASLDWNGPVQGGLTNNVIGGTANSQTAILLKTADTSDLAQLVVSKNGIVLEGTSSVGVDVDSGAPTLLQVDNNQIHLKGTNGVGLRTVFGRASDARVFQNLISDTAGGGTGILFESIADQSELYIDANVIDLTSSSSYVDRGIILSEVTGDDDPFVRIISTTNNTVSGASTTFFVPNDVVDGELLLNNTRYTWSAP
- a CDS encoding helix-turn-helix transcriptional regulator, translated to MPSLAETLWAWRVRFRVDVLSVGAHPLLEEQHASLPHIFVVPDRIANVHVQAGGQSLHLSGGDVFVVAQPSAFPIDVQVVREWAEPDAGAESALWCPAHPGGVLIRLVPHGNVPIQFFSGCPAVVTMPGPVSRVESLSALLTDEVSRLPEICPTAIAHLGNLLLLKALGPLQSSGNGSAAVPAESVPPEVSTSVQLMRDDLARRWTVASLAEEVGMSRSAFASLFSDVVGQTPMSVLLEYRMERAGDLLARSRSSIKQIAAEVGYRSPATFSTVFRKWSGLSPTEFRRSRS